ATAATGATGTGTTTAACAATAACTAATAAACAAGTATAGCGAGAACCATGCCAACTTGCAGAGTAGCATTTATAAGGGGCTTGATGATATTAAATTGAACTTTGCACCATTTAGGTGCTTTTTTGCGCATAAATGGTGCTGAGATATGTCTTAAATACGCAAATATACAAAATAAATTATTTATTGTGCATTTATATTTATTGTGACGTAGTTAAAACTTTCTATTTCTCAAATAATGGTTACAATGTGCGCACTTCGGTTCGGATACATTTACTGTGTTCTAAAGTAACCAAACAGATACCAATTAGGCCAATTTCACTCCCTGTAAATTAACCTAATTGGTATTTTTCTACCATTATTATTTTGAGGCGCATCATGTCGTTAGATAAATTAAGAAATATTGCCATCATTGCTCACGTTGATCACGGTAAAACTACCCTTGTTGATAAATTGCTAGAGCAATCAGGAACATTACACACACGTGGCGGTAATGAAGAACGCGTCATGGACTCTAATGATTTAGAGAAAGAGCGTGGCATTACTATCCTTGCTAAAAACACAGCGATTGAGTGGAACGGTTACCACATCAATATCGTAGATACTCCTGGACATGCTGACTTCGGTGGCGAAGTTGAGCGTATTATGTCTATGGTAGACAGTGTTTGTTTGCTTGTTGATGCAGTTGATGGCCCTATGCCACAAACTCGTTTTGTAACACAAAAAGCATTTGCACAAGGTTTAAAACCAATTGTTATTATTAACAAAATTGATAAACCTGGCGCGCGTCCTGAATGGGTAATGGATCAAGTATTTGATTTGTTTGATAACTTAGGTGCTACTGATGAGCAGTTAGACTTTAAAGTTATTTACGCATCAGCACTTAATGGTTGGGCTAATTCAGAAACTGAAGAGCCAACAGAAAACATGGAATCATTATTCCAAGCAATTGTAGATCATGTTGAACCACCAAAAGGTGATCGCGATGGTGATTTCCAAATGCAGATCTCACAACTTGATCATAATGCTTATGTTGGTGTTATCGGCGTAGGTCGTATTATGCGTGGTAGTGTTAAAGTTAACCAACAAGTAACCGTAATTGGTAGTGATGGTAAACAGCGTAAAGGTAAAGTTGGCCAAGTATTAGGTTACTTAGGACTTGAGCGTTACGATATTGATATCGCAGAAGCGGGTAATATTGTTGCAATCAGTGGTTTAGGCGAACTTAAAATTTCTGATACAGTTTGTGCACCAAATAATGTTGAAGCATTACCACCACTTAGTGTTGATGAACCAACGGTTACCATGACTTTCCAAGTTAATAACTCACCATTTTGTGGTAAAGAAGGTAAATTCGTTACTTCACGTAATATTTTAGACCGTTTAAATAAAGAGCTTGTGCATAATGTTGCACTTAAAGTGGAAGAAACGGGTGATCCTGATAAATTTAAAGTATCAGGTCGTGGTGAACTACATCTTGCAATCTTAATTGAAAACATGCGTCGTGAAGGTTTCGAGCTCGCAGTATCTCGTCCTGAAGTTATCGAACGAATGATTGACGGTGTGTTGCATGAGCCAATGGAAACATTGACTGTTGATTGTGAAGATCAGCATCAAGGTGGCATCATGGAGCAATTAGGCATACGTAAAGCTGAATTGACTAACATGATCCCAGATGGCAAAGGCCGTATACGTTTAGACTTTATGATCCCAAGTCGTGGTTTGATCGGTTTCCAAACTGAATTTATGACAATGACATCTGGCTCTGGTCTTCTTTACCATAGTTTTGATCATTACGGTCCCCATAAAGGTGGCAATATTGGTCAACGTCAAAACGGCGTATTAGTTTGTAATCAAGCGGGTAAAGCGGTTACTTACTCATTGTTCTTCTTACAAGATCGTGGTCGTCTGTTCTTAGGTCATGCAACAGAAGTATACGAAGGTCAAATCATCGGTATGCATAACCGTTCAAACGATTTAACGGTTAACTGTATTCGTGGTAAACAACTGACTAACGTACGTTCTTCTGGTACTGATGAAGCGCAAACGCTTTCACCTTTTATCGACATGACACTTGAGCAAGCGCTTGAGTTCATTGATGTTGATGAATTGGTTGAAGTAACACCAAAAAGCATTCGTATTCGTAAGAAATTATTAACAGAAAACGAACGTAAACGTGCAGCTCGCCCTAAAAAAGGTGCGTAATTAAATACGTTTAATGTTTTAAAAATCCCTTATCAGCTCAGCTGGTAAGGGATTTTTTTTATCTTTTTTTCGCGCCGTTTAAACCTAACGTTTTAAACGTTATCCGCATGTGACTTCATATAACGAACTAATACGGCTTAGCTTATCAGTATAAAAGGGAAACAGTGTGCGCCTAAATGATGCATTATCACTCTTTCTTATCTCGATATTTATAGCACTATATCAACGACATAGATGGGGTTGATAGTGTGGACTTTTTGGTGCTAGTTCGAATGGCTTTTCTACGCCTAAGTTAGGAAAATGCAATCATGAACGGCAATCCCGACAATAGCGGAATAAAGCGTGTTGAGGTGATATGAGTCTCAAATCTAAAGGCGATGTATTATTTCTGGCAGGCTACATAAAAGCAGTCATTTTTCGGTATGAGAGGGATTGTGATGATAAAAATAAGCCGTACATGTTTGCTCTTTGCCTGCATGTAGAGATTGATTTTACGCAGGGTATAAAAAAACCCTTAATGAGAACATTAAGGGTTTTTGAGATGTTTAAATAAAATTATTTATTTGCCATCATTTCAAATGAAGGAGAAAATACAGAAACGCGGCGGTTCATTGCGCGACCTTCTGTTGTATCATTTGTTGCAATCGGCATGCTTTCGCCTTCACCGCTCACTGTCATACGTGATTTATCAATTGAGAACTCTTCAGATAAGTACGTTGCTAATGCATCAGCACGTTTTACTGAGAACGTTTGGTTATACTCAGCAGGACCACTTGCATCAGTATGACCCACTAAGAACAATTTAGCGTCTGGGTATGCTTTTAAATGCTCAATGACTGGCGTTAATTGCTGCATTGATTCTTCAGAAAGTACAGAGCTACCAAATGGGAATGCTACTTGTACTTTTTCACTCGCAATTTTCATCATTTTGTCTTGAACTTTTTCTTTTACTGCTTCTACTTTTTCTTGTACTGGCTCTTCAGCTACAAGTTGGCTTGCTACAATCGGTGCTGCAACTGCTGCAATCGCCGCAGGTGAACCCCAGTTATACACTAAGCTCACTGCAAGTAGATGTGCATCCCATTTCGCTTCATCAAGCGTTAAGTTGTTATAGTATTGGTATTCAAGACGCGTTGAAACATTGTCATTAAAGAAGTATTCTGCACCGAAACCAGCTGTTGCATTAAAGCCATCATCATTAGCGCTATCTGCATCTGTTTTATAACCGAAAGCACCCGCTTTAACAAAAAGATCTAGGTTGTCAGTTGCTTGTAATGTGAATTTACCAACTAATTCAAGTGCATGATTAGTGATTTTTTCAGAAGTTTCTAGCTCACCTAAATAAGTGTAACCACCCTCTAAAGCAAACCAATCGACAAAGTTGTAACCTAAAAAGAGACCGCCACCAATATTTGCATCAATTGCAGACGAAGACTCACCGCCACTGATTTTGTAATCAGTGTAGTCTGTTGCACCTAAGCGAAGACCTGTATACCAGTCATTATCAGTATGAGCTGCAAATGCAGTACTTGAAACAAGTAAAGCTGCAAGGGGAAGTGCATGTTTAATCTTCATAGTGTTTATCCTGTGTTATAAAAAAGTAAATCCTGAGTGTCGATGTTGCCGTTTTGCAACCAGAGTAGCACTTTATTTACTTTATTATTATTTAATTATCATATTAATTAGTATTTTGTGATTTATATAGCAGTGTA
The sequence above is a segment of the Psychromonas sp. CNPT3 genome. Coding sequences within it:
- the typA gene encoding translational GTPase TypA, whose translation is MSLDKLRNIAIIAHVDHGKTTLVDKLLEQSGTLHTRGGNEERVMDSNDLEKERGITILAKNTAIEWNGYHINIVDTPGHADFGGEVERIMSMVDSVCLLVDAVDGPMPQTRFVTQKAFAQGLKPIVIINKIDKPGARPEWVMDQVFDLFDNLGATDEQLDFKVIYASALNGWANSETEEPTENMESLFQAIVDHVEPPKGDRDGDFQMQISQLDHNAYVGVIGVGRIMRGSVKVNQQVTVIGSDGKQRKGKVGQVLGYLGLERYDIDIAEAGNIVAISGLGELKISDTVCAPNNVEALPPLSVDEPTVTMTFQVNNSPFCGKEGKFVTSRNILDRLNKELVHNVALKVEETGDPDKFKVSGRGELHLAILIENMRREGFELAVSRPEVIERMIDGVLHEPMETLTVDCEDQHQGGIMEQLGIRKAELTNMIPDGKGRIRLDFMIPSRGLIGFQTEFMTMTSGSGLLYHSFDHYGPHKGGNIGQRQNGVLVCNQAGKAVTYSLFFLQDRGRLFLGHATEVYEGQIIGMHNRSNDLTVNCIRGKQLTNVRSSGTDEAQTLSPFIDMTLEQALEFIDVDELVEVTPKSIRIRKKLLTENERKRAARPKKGA
- a CDS encoding OmpA family protein, which gives rise to MKIKHALPLAALLVSSTAFAAHTDNDWYTGLRLGATDYTDYKISGGESSSAIDANIGGGLFLGYNFVDWFALEGGYTYLGELETSEKITNHALELVGKFTLQATDNLDLFVKAGAFGYKTDADSANDDGFNATAGFGAEYFFNDNVSTRLEYQYYNNLTLDEAKWDAHLLAVSLVYNWGSPAAIAAVAAPIVASQLVAEEPVQEKVEAVKEKVQDKMMKIASEKVQVAFPFGSSVLSEESMQQLTPVIEHLKAYPDAKLFLVGHTDASGPAEYNQTFSVKRADALATYLSEEFSIDKSRMTVSGEGESMPIATNDTTEGRAMNRRVSVFSPSFEMMANK